A single region of the Raphanus sativus cultivar WK10039 chromosome 1, ASM80110v3, whole genome shotgun sequence genome encodes:
- the LOC108812261 gene encoding glycine-rich RNA-binding protein 6, mitochondrial-like, which yields MHYMDLFSKAGNIFRQPRALQAANAMLQGNLSLTPSKLFVGGLSPTTDVDILKDVFGRFGKIVDVVVISDRETGVSKGFGFVTYDSIDAANKAMQQMNDQELDGRIIGVNPADSGGGGGGLARRGGRGGFGRGGFGRGGFGRGGYNFVR from the exons ATGCATTACATGGATTTGTTTAGTAAAGCTGGAAACATATTTAGGCAGCCTAGAGCTCTGCAGGCCGCCAACGCTATGTTACAGGGCAATCTTTCTTTGACTCCTTCCAAACTCTTTGTTGGAG GTCTCTCACCAACTACTGATGTTGATATCTTGAAAGATGTTTTTGGCAGATTTGGCAAAATCGTTGATG TGGTGGTGATTTCGGACCGTGAAACTGGTGTATCGAAGGGATTTGGTTTCGTAACATATGATTCCATTGATGCTGCTAATAAGGCAATGCAACAGATGAATGATCAG GAACTTGATGGTCGAATAATTGGAGTGAACCCAGCTGACTCAGGAGGCGGTGGAGGTGGTTTAGCAAGACGGGGAGGTCGTGGTGGATTTGGACGTGGTGGGTTCGGTCGTGGCGGATTTGGACGTGGTGGCTATAACTTTGTTCGTTAA
- the LOC108812237 gene encoding phosphoserine phosphatase, chloroplastic isoform X3: MAVVVVIAVILLAMVGHSSGTWCVCREGLSEAMLQKTLDYACGAGADCGPIHQKGPCFNPNTVKSHCSYAVNSFFQKKGQSQGTCDFAGTATVSASDPTPSLMEALTTSRVVPLQVTCRKLSSSLSADFSCLEFKRYPCTSGRVSIMNHPNLLLRPVSASLQPQELSALGHEGNVAPSKEILELWRDVEAVCFDVDSTVCVDEGIDELAEFCGAGKAVAEWTARAMGGSVPFEEALAARLSLFKPSLSKVEEYLAKRPPRLSPGIEELVKKLRANKIDVYLISGGFRQMINPVASILGIPRENIFANNILFGNSGEFVGFDENEPTSRSGGKAKAVQQIRKGRLYKTMAMIGDGATDLEARKPGGADLFICYAGVQLREAVAAQADWLIFKFEPLINSLDSVPLYDD; this comes from the exons atggcggttgttgttgttattgctGTGATTTTGTTGGCTATGGTTGGTCACTCAA GTGGGACATGGTGTGTATGCAGAGAAGGATTAAGCGAAGCAATGCTGCAGAAAACATTGGACTACGCATGTGGTGCAGGAGCCGATTGTGGACCCATTCACCAGAAAGGACCTTGCTTTAACCCAAACACTGTCAAGTCCCACTGCTCCTACGCTGTCAACAGCTTCTTTCAAAAGAAAGGTCAGTCTCAGGGAACTTGTGACTTCGCCGGCACAGCCACCGTCTCAGCCTCTGATCCTA CTCCGAGTTTGATGGAAGCATTAACTACTTCCAGAGTTGTGCCACTTCAGGTTACCTGTAGAAAGCTCTCATCATCACTTTCTGCTGATTTCTCTTGCCTTGAGTTTAAAAGGTATCCTTGTACAAGTGGGCGTGTCTCCATCATGAACCATCCCAATTTGCTCCTCCGTCCAGTGTCTGCTTCTTTGCAGCCACAGGAGTTGTCGGCTTTGGGGCACGAAGGAAACGTTGCTCCTTCTAAAG AAATACTCGAACTTTGGAGAGATGTTGAAGCTGTGTGCTTCGATGTGGATAGCACGGTTTGTGTGGATGAAGGTATTGATGAACTTGCTGAGTTTTGTGGAGCTGGAAAGGCTGTTGCTGAATGGACTGCCAG AGCAATGGGTGGATCTGTTCCATTTGAAGAAGCTCTAGCCGCAAGACTCTCTTTGTTCAAGCCTTCTCTTTCCAAAGTTGAGGAATATCTCGCAAAGAGACCCCCGAG ACTGTCCCCTGGCATTGAAGAGTTAGTCAAGAAGCTCAGAGCCAATAAAATTGATGTCTATTTGATATCTGGAGGTTTTCGACAAATGATCAAT CCTGTAGCGTCGATTCTTGGCATTCCTCGAGAGAATATCTTCGCCAACAATATTCTATTTGGAAATTCTGGCGAGTTTGTGGGATTTGATGAGAACGAACCTACATCAAGAAGTGGAGGCAAAGCCAAAGCAGTGCAACAAATAAGAAAG GGTCGTCTCTACAAGACTATGGCCATGATTGGAGATGGTGCTACTGATCTCGAA GCACGTAAACCTGGTGGCGCAGATTTGTTCATATGCTACGCTGGAGTTCAGCTTCGTGAAGCTGTTGCAGCGCAAGCAGACTGGCTTATCTTCAAGTTTGAACCTCTCATAAACTCATTGGACTCAGTGCCTCTATATGATGATTAG
- the LOC108812237 gene encoding phosphoserine phosphatase, chloroplastic isoform X1, with protein sequence MEALTTSRVVPLQVTCRKLSSSLSADFSCLEFKRYPCTSGRVSIMNHPNLLLRPVSASLQPQELSALGHEGNVAPSKEILELWRDVEAVCFDVDSTVCVDEGIDELAEFCGAGKAVAEWTARAMGGSVPFEEALAARLSLFKPSLSKVEEYLAKRPPRLSPGIEELVKKLRANKIDVYLISGGFRQMINPVASILGIPRENIFANNILFGNSGEFVGFDENEPTSRSGGKAKAVQQIRKGRLYKTMAMIGDGATDLEARKPGGADLFICYAGVQLREAVAAQADWLIFKFEPLINSLDSVPLYDD encoded by the exons ATGGAAGCATTAACTACTTCCAGAGTTGTGCCACTTCAGGTTACCTGTAGAAAGCTCTCATCATCACTTTCTGCTGATTTCTCTTGCCTTGAGTTTAAAAGGTATCCTTGTACAAGTGGGCGTGTCTCCATCATGAACCATCCCAATTTGCTCCTCCGTCCAGTGTCTGCTTCTTTGCAGCCACAGGAGTTGTCGGCTTTGGGGCACGAAGGAAACGTTGCTCCTTCTAAAG AAATACTCGAACTTTGGAGAGATGTTGAAGCTGTGTGCTTCGATGTGGATAGCACGGTTTGTGTGGATGAAGGTATTGATGAACTTGCTGAGTTTTGTGGAGCTGGAAAGGCTGTTGCTGAATGGACTGCCAG AGCAATGGGTGGATCTGTTCCATTTGAAGAAGCTCTAGCCGCAAGACTCTCTTTGTTCAAGCCTTCTCTTTCCAAAGTTGAGGAATATCTCGCAAAGAGACCCCCGAG ACTGTCCCCTGGCATTGAAGAGTTAGTCAAGAAGCTCAGAGCCAATAAAATTGATGTCTATTTGATATCTGGAGGTTTTCGACAAATGATCAAT CCTGTAGCGTCGATTCTTGGCATTCCTCGAGAGAATATCTTCGCCAACAATATTCTATTTGGAAATTCTGGCGAGTTTGTGGGATTTGATGAGAACGAACCTACATCAAGAAGTGGAGGCAAAGCCAAAGCAGTGCAACAAATAAGAAAG GGTCGTCTCTACAAGACTATGGCCATGATTGGAGATGGTGCTACTGATCTCGAA GCACGTAAACCTGGTGGCGCAGATTTGTTCATATGCTACGCTGGAGTTCAGCTTCGTGAAGCTGTTGCAGCGCAAGCAGACTGGCTTATCTTCAAGTTTGAACCTCTCATAAACTCATTGGACTCAGTGCCTCTATATGATGATTAG
- the LOC108812237 gene encoding PLASMODESMATA CALLOSE-BINDING PROTEIN 3 isoform X2: protein MAVVVVIAVILLAMVGHSSGTWCVCREGLSEAMLQKTLDYACGAGADCGPIHQKGPCFNPNTVKSHCSYAVNSFFQKKGQSQGTCDFAGTATVSASDPSYTSCPFPASASGSGTTTPVTTTPSTRVPTTTNTRPYTSSSTGGGGLGIPSGIPDYTDPSSGFKLQNPRTTFFVSVVILVFFIFTS, encoded by the exons atggcggttgttgttgttattgctGTGATTTTGTTGGCTATGGTTGGTCACTCAA GTGGGACATGGTGTGTATGCAGAGAAGGATTAAGCGAAGCAATGCTGCAGAAAACATTGGACTACGCATGTGGTGCAGGAGCCGATTGTGGACCCATTCACCAGAAAGGACCTTGCTTTAACCCAAACACTGTCAAGTCCCACTGCTCCTACGCTGTCAACAGCTTCTTTCAAAAGAAAGGTCAGTCTCAGGGAACTTGTGACTTCGCCGGCACAGCCACCGTCTCAGCCTCTGATCCTA GCTACACATCTTGTCCTTTTCCTGCAAGTGCAAG TGGTAGTGGGACAACGACACCAGTGACGACAACACCTTCGACAAGAGTCCCTACGACAACTAATACAAGACCCTACACATCATCATCAACAGGAGGAGGAGGTTTGGGAATCCCGTCTGGAATCCCAGATTACACAGATCCATCCTCTGGATTCAAACTCCAAAACCCAAGAACCACGTTCTTTGTATCCGTAGTAATCTTAGTCTTCTTCATATTCACCTCCTAG
- the LOC108841904 gene encoding uncharacterized protein LOC108841904: MSNEESLPAFTLFGLDDVENYGLVSEADNSLPLDIHNQVFQLVEKGNQAFKESRFEVAISNYSKAYSIKPLDPIVLSNRSAAFIRLGQYLKQRSASISEYTPLNGFDMSMLGELALKDADKLMNLQSSSVKSYTTKACALMLLEIYELARDTILSGLQIDPFSDPLRSNLQELEKVMPTSLRKTHGKAERSDDFDCTVCLKLLYEPLTTPCGHTFCRSCLFQSMDRGNKCPLCRTVIFMTPRTCAVSVTLNNIIQKNFPEEYAERKSEQQTLAHLGNESMPLFVMDVIIPCQKLSLHIFEPRYRLMVRRIMEGNHRMGMVALDSATGSPVDVACEVEITECDPLPDGRFVLELESHRRCRIVKAWDQDGYRVAEVEWVTDIPPQSDQEKTDLQELTTSAASFARSWLERAKEAARQGDRRRLETLVIVESMMPTPQDPERFSFWLVTLTDRRPLERLELLRLQDTGERIRRGLIYLRSVERGCSMQ; the protein is encoded by the exons ATGTCGAACGAAGAGTCTCTACCGGCATTCACTTTGTTCGGTTTGGATGATGTCGAGAACTACGGTCTG GTCAGTGAAGCTGACAATTCATTGCCTTTGGACATACACAATCAGGTGTTTCAACTTGTAGAAAAGGGAAACCAAGCATTCAAAGAATCTCGCTTTGAAGTG GCGATTAGCAATTATTCAAAAGCCTATTCTATTAAGCCTCTTGATCCTATTGTTCTAAGCAATAGAAGTGCTGCTTTTATAAG ACTTGGACAATATCTGAAGCAGAGATCTGCATCTATTTCTGAATATACACCGCTGAACGGTTTTGATATGTCGATGCTTGGGGAA CTCGCTCTTAAGGATGCTGATAAGCTAATGAATCTTCAGAGTAGTTCAGTGAAGTCATACACCACTAAGGCTTGTGCCCTCATGTTG CTAGAAATATATGAGTTAGCACGTGACACTATCCTCTCAGGTCTACAGATTGATCCTTTTAG CGATCCTCTCCGATCCAATCTCCAGGAACTGGAGAAGGTTATGCCTACTTCGCTGAGAAAAACACATGGAAAGGCTGAGAGGTCTGATGACTTTGACTGCACCGTTTGCCTGAAACTGCTCTATGAACCTCTTACAACTCCATGTGGGCATACATTCTGCCGATCATGCCTCTTTCAGTCTATGGATCGTG GCAACAAATGTCCACTATGTCGCACTGTCATTTTTATGACTCCAAGAACATGCGCTGTCAG TGTGACTTTGAATAACATCATACAAAAGAACTTTCCAGAGGAGTATGCTGAAAGGAAATCAGAGCAACAAACTCTGGCCCACTTGGGGAATGAAAGTATGCCTCTTTTTGTCATGGATGTGATCATCCCCTGTCAGAAGTTGTCTCTTCACATATTTGAACCGAGATATAGACTAATG GTGAGAAGAATAATGGAAGGAAACCATAGGATGGGAATG GTAGCTCTTGATTCTGCGACAGGTTCACCAGTGGATGTTGCTTGCGAAGTCGAAATCACAGA GTGCGATCCACTACCGGATGGACGCTTTGTCCTGGAG CTGGAAAGCCACAGAAGGTGTCGCATTGTAAAAGCTTGGGATCAAGATGG aTATCGTGTTGCAGAGGTTGAGTGGGTGACAGATATACCACCACAAAGCGACCAAGAGAAAACAGAT CTGCAGGAACTGACGACTAGTGCAGCATCATTTGCTCGGTCATGGCTAGAGAGAGCAAAGGAAGCAGCTAGACAAGGAG ACAGAAGAAGACTTGAAACACTTGTAATTGTTGAATCTATGATGCCTACACCTCAAGATCCAGAGCGCTTCAGTTTCTGG CTTGTGACATTGACAGATAGGAGACCTTTAGAAAGATTGGAACTGCTTCGGCTTCAAGATACTGGAGAG AGAATAAGGCGGGGGTTGATATATCTTCGATCAGTAGAACGAGGATGCAGTATGCAGTGA
- the LOC108828198 gene encoding xyloglucan 6-xylosyltransferase 4 encodes MVQDALRISGSGVGGLPTTAVSNGGGRNRGLLRGWQVQNTSMNIKIMILCGFVTILVLLGTVSVGNLGSSPNADAVNQSLIKETEPIILAESPSDSDHPTDLKEPPKPEASPPTDSEEPPKPEANPPTDLEEQPKPKANPPTALEEQPKPKANLPTALEEQSKPEANPNVTYTLGPKITDWDSQRKVWLNQNPGFPSIVNGKPRILLLTGSSPGPCDKPIGDYYLLKSVKNKIDYCRLHGIEIVYNMAHLDEELSGYWTKLPMIRRLMLSHPEVEWIWWMDSDALFTDILFEIPLSRYEKHNLVIHGYPDLLFNQKSWVALNTGVFMLRNCQWSLDLLDAWAPMGPKGPVRDEAGKVLTAYLKGRPAFEADDQSALIYLLLSQKDKWMEKVYVENQYYLHGFWEGLVDKYEEMMEKYHPGLGDERWPFVTHFVGCKPCGSYADYAEERCFKSMERAFNFADNQVLNVYGFSHRGLLSPKVKRIRNETVSPLEFVDKFDIRRTHEETKP; translated from the coding sequence ATGGTTCAGGATGCGTTGAGAATCTCCGGAAGTGGTGTAGGAGGACTTCCGACAACGGCTGTATCTAATGGTGGAGGGAGAAACCGTGGCTTGTTACGCGGTTGGCAGGTCCAAAATACCTCAATGAACATCAAAATCATGATTCTCTGCGGCTTCGTGACTATTCTCGTCTTACTTGGTACAGTCAGTGTTGGGAACCTTGGAAGCTCCCCCAACGCTGACGCTGTCAATCAAAGTCTCATCAAGGAAACTGAGCCTATTATTCTTGCCGAGAGCCCATCTGATTCGGATCATCCGACCGACTTGAAGGAGCCGCCGAAACCTGAGGCTAGTCCTCCTACTGACTCGGAGGAACCGCCAAAACCTGAGGCTAATCCTCCTACTGACTTGGAGGAACAGCCAAAACCTAAGGCTAATCCTCCTACTGCCTTGGAGGAACAGCCAAAACCTAAGGCTAATCTTCCTACTGCCTTGGAGGAACAGTCCAAACCTGAGGCTAATCCCAACGTGACGTACACTCTAGGACCCAAGATCACTGACTGGGACAGTCAACGCAAGGTATGGCTGAATCAGAACCCTGGGTTTCCTAGTATAGTCAACGGCAAACCTCGAATCTTGCTTCTCACCGGGTCTTCTCCAGGACCCTGTGATAAACCCATTGGAGACTATTATCTACTGAAATCAGTCAAGAACAAGATTGATTACTGTAGGCTCCACGGGATAGAGATCGTGTACAACATGGCACATCTAGATGAGGAACTCTCAGGGTATTGGACTAAATTGCCTATGATTAGGAGACTGATGCTGTCTCATCCGGAAGTAGAATGGATTTGGTGGATGGATAGTGATGCTTTGTTCACTGATATACTGTTTGAGATCCCCTTGTCTCGGTACGAGAAGCATAACCTGGTGATACACGGTTATCCGGACTTGCTGTTCAACCAAAAGTCATGGGTTGCGTTGAACACGGGTGTTTTTATGTTGAGGAACTGTCAGTGGTCACTGGATCTGTTAGATGCTTGGGCTCCAATGGGACCGAAAGGTCCTGTCCGCGACGAAGCTGGGAAGGTACTGACAGCTTATCTGAAAGGTAGGCCAGCTTTTGAGGCGGATGATCAGTCAGCGTTGATATATCTCCTGCTTTCGCAGAAGGATAAGTGGATGGAGAAGGTTTACGTTGAGAACCAATACTATTTGCACGGGTTTTGGGAGGGTTTGGTTGATAAGTATGAGGAGATGATGGAGAAATATCATCCGGGACTGGGAGATGAGAGATGGCCGTTTGTGACGCATTTCGTGGGGTGCAAACCGTGTGGCAGCTACGCTGATTACGCAGAGGAGAGGTGCTTCAAGAGCATGGAGAGAGCTTTTAATTTTGCAGATAACCAAGTGCTAAATGTGTATGGATTCAGCCACAGAGGACTGTTGAGCCCCAAGGTTAAGAGGATCAGAAACGAGACGGTTTCTCCGTTGGAGTTTGTAGACAAGTTTGATATCCGCAGAACGCATGAGGAAACCAAACCATGA